In a single window of the Fusarium falciforme chromosome 3, complete sequence genome:
- a CDS encoding Non-specific serine/threonine protein kinase produces the protein MTTMDLRVGNKYRIGRKIGSGSFGDIYLGTNIISGEEIAIKLESVKAKHPQLEYEARVYKSLAGGVGIPFVRWFGTECDYNAMVLDLLGPSLEDLFNFCNRKFSLKTVLLLADQLISRIEYIHAKSFIHRDIKPDNFLMGIGKRGNQVNVIDFGLAKKYRDPKTHFHIPYRENKNLTGTARYASINTHLGVEQSRRDDMESLGYVMLYFCRGSLPWQGLKAATKKQKYDRIMEKKMTTPTEVLCRGFPNEFAIYLNYTRSLRFDDKPDYSYLRKIFRDLFVREGFQYDYVFDWTVYKYQKNAQAIAQAAGQANPDDEEKARASRTNAATAGQSAAKPNAIPSTRRKMLERGAGAGGVDTPDTNRAIGGSDRMLRSASKGAGYASGSYRPK, from the exons ATGACGACCATG GATCTTCGTGTCGGTAACAAGTACCGCATCGGTCGAAAGATCGGTTCCGGTTCTTTCGGTGACATTTACCTGGGCACTAACATTATCTCCGGTGAGGAGATTGCTATCAAGCTCGAGtccgtcaaggccaagcaccCTCAGCTCGAGTACGAGGCCCGCGTCTACAAGTCCCTGGCTGGTGGTGTCGGCATTCCCTTCGTTCGCTGGTTCGGAACTGAGTGCGACTACAATGCCATGGTTCTTGACCTTCTCGGCCCCAGCTTGGAGGATCTCTTCAACTTCTGTAACCGAAAGTTCTCCCTCAAGACCgttctccttcttgccgACCAGCTCATCTCCCGAATCGAGTACATCCACGCCAAGTCCTTCATTCACCGAGATATCAAGCCCGACAACTTCCTCATGGGCATTGGCAAGCGTGGCAACCAGGTCAACGTTATCGACTTCGGTCTGGCCAAGAAGTACCGAGACCCCAAGACTCACTTCCACATTCCTTACAGAGAGAACAAGAACCTTACTGGTACTGCCCGTTATGCTTCCATCAACACTCACCTGGGTGTCGAGCAGTCGCGACGTGACGACATGGAGTCTCTCGGCTATGTCATGCTCTACTTCTGCCGCGGCTCTCTCCCCTGGCAAGGCCTTAAGGCTGCtaccaagaagcagaagtaCGACCGCatcatggagaagaagatgaccaCCCCCACCGAGGTCCTTTGCCGTGGCTTCCCCAACGAGTTCGCCATCTACCTCAACTACACTCGATCTCTTCGCTTCGATGACAAGCCCGACTACAGCTACCTCCGCAAGATCTTCCGTGATCTCTTTGTCCGTGAGGGTTTCCAGTACGACTACGTCTTCGACTGGACCGTCTACAAGTACCAGAAGAACGCCCAGGCTATTGCCCAGGCTGCTGGTCAGGCCAAccccgacgatgaggagaaggcccGCGCCAGCCGCACCAACGCGGCTACTGCTGGCCAGTCGGCTGCCAAGCCCAACGCCATCCCCAGCACCCGACGCAAGATGCTCGAGCGgggcgctggcgctggcggcgTCGATACTCCCGACACCAACCGTGCCATCGGTGGAAGCGACAGGAT GCTTCGCTCAGCTTCAAAGGGAGCGGGATATGCCTCGGGCAGCTATCGACCGAAATGA
- a CDS encoding DDE-Tnp-1-7 domain-containing protein has protein sequence MATLSIPQEAQALNAYDDKSFIKENHSYQMHPNDPTRVAVFPAEKARGTDFEPFPVETRNFHINIPPPSPLQLFQLFLPISLVERWVQYTQSWLSWLKENDVVDSWNHPMTKNARLRAWQGTSVAEVYVWLGVLIYIGLHKERTIKSHWSTPKPGEQRPLHSIIKFMPYWKFQILHRHLRPFDYTKIDETAPLPKVFQACDEWSDHIQAASAEIFIPGSHLAVDECMIRFTGRSNETTVVKGKPIPRGFKIWVIAQHGFFIHWFWHITGAQYGAVGVELPPAKRRCTRRTQGSQETQGSSSDEPIALNSTQSVVVALANILPKATYHVFVDNLFSSSDLFRSLRMHGHGATGTARPNSGINEELVHDLRGDKRLSTSYDFNQVKVIPTPDNKVNQVAWKDSRLVLFFTTVFSGEERVERRRKKPTSKKPEARQIRRFFGDEVIKDISIPTIAAEYNDEMNHVDRGDQLRSYYAYDHPLRRGPWQALCWTFLLDVALVNSYVIQLRGPKPSWKRFTTQREWRECIYNELFNTYGQESQSRQRYRAGDERDLQNPDLQRVHINREVNHVNRKVNSDCLASVYPSVFVHPIASQAVPPRFCPWSVLFHEFGEEESHQPPSLPQPDSSLTV, from the exons ATGGCCACGCTCTCAATTCCACAAGAGGCACAAGCCCTCAATGCCTATGACGACAAGAGCTTTATCAAGGAAAATCATAGTTATCAAATGCACCCTAATGACCCGACCCGGGTGGCTGTTTTTCCGGCCGAAAAGGCCCGCGGCACCGACTTTGAACCCTTCCCCGTAGAGACACGCAACTTCCACATCAACATaccgccgccatcgccgctgCAGCTATTCCAGCTTTTCCTTCCTATTTCCCTTGTTGAGAGATGGGTCCAATACACTCAAAGCTGGCTCTCGTGGCTCAAGGAAAATGACGTTGTCGATAGCTGGAATCACCCAATGACGAAGAATGCCAGGCTGCGAGCTTGGCAAGGGACCTCTGTTGCAGAAGTATATGTATGGCTTGGAGTgctaatttatataggtttacATAAGGAAAGGACCATTAAGAGCCATTGGAGTACTCCAAAGCCGGGGGAACAGCGCCCTTTACACTCAATCATCAAGTTCATGCCCTATTGGAAGTTTCAGATCCTTCACCGCCACCTTCGCCCTTTTGACTacaccaagatcgacgagaCCGCGCCTCTTCCGAAGGTATTCCAAGCCTGTGATGAGTGGTCTGATCATATACAAGCTGCGTCGGCGGAGATCTTTATCCCGGGCTCTCATCTCGCTGTAGATGAGTGTATGATCCGCTTCACGGGCAGGTCTAATGAGACAACAGTCGTCAAAGGCAAGCCCATTCCTCGAGGCTTTAAGATCTGGGTTATCGCACAGCACGGCTTCTTTATCCACTGGTTCTGGCACATCACGGGCGCCCAATACGGcgccgttggtgttgagcttcCTCCCGCAAAGCGCCGCTGCACCCGCCGCACGCAAGGATCACAGGAGACACAGGGGAGCTCCTCAGACGAGCCTATCGCCTTGAACTCGACTCAAAGCGTCGTCGTGGCCCTAGCAAATATACTGCCAAAAGCGACATATCACGTCTTCGTcgataacctcttctcgtcgtcagaTCTCTTCCGCAGCCTCCGTATGCATGGTCACGGAGCCACAGGCACGGCTCGACCTAACAGCGGCATCAACGAGGAGCTTGTTCATGATCTCAGAGGCGATAAAAGGCTCAGTACGAGCTATGACTTTAACCAGGTTAAAGTGATCCCTACGCCTGACAATAAG GTCAACCAAGTCGCTTGGAAGGATAGccgcctcgtcctcttcttcacgaCTGTCTTTTCCGGCGAGGAGCGAGTCGAACGTCGCAGGAAGAAGCCCACCtccaagaagcccgaggCCCGGCAGATACGCCGCTTCTTCGGCGATGAAGTCATCAAGGATATCTCTATCCCTACTATTGCCGCTGAGTATAACGATGAGATGAATCACGTGGATCGGGGCGACCAGTTGAGGTCATATTACGCCTATGATCATCCCTTGCGCCGCGGCCCTTGGCAGGCTCTTTGCTGGACCTTCCTGCTTGACGTTGCACTCGTCAATAGCTATGTTATTCAGTTGCGGGGCCCGAAGCCAAGTTGGAAGCGATTCACGACTCAGAGAGAGTGGCGAGAGTGCATTTACAATGAGTTATTCAACACCTACGGCCAGGAAAGTCAGTCGCGGCAACGTTACAGAGCCGGCGACGAGCGTGACCTTCAAAACCCTGATTTACAGCGTGTTCACATCAATCGAGAGGTCAATCATGTCAATCGCAAGGTAAACTCAGACTGCCTAGCTT CCGTGTACCCCAGCGTCTTCGTCCATCCCATCGCCAGCCAGGCCGTGCCACCACGATTCTGCCCTTGGTCCGTCCTATTCCACGAGtttggcgaggaggagtcgCACCAGCCTCCAAGCCTTCCGCAGCCAGACTCAAGCTTGACCGTATGA
- a CDS encoding IPPc domain-containing protein, translated as MGTSTSASTSSLSVVPAVSSNSSNSSPTMTPPSSLDLLYLTFNCAKNLLDVPVFATHMQTALRQNATTLPDIVVLSLQEVAPLAYCFIGGYFLNPYLVRYEEAVNTAARRHIHDGSPSSNGAVTPTKPYTLLRANNVGYTAILLFARDPSRLKNIQEAEVGFGAAEMGNKGAVGLRMLYEADGGSSTELTFVATHLAAMEWNLPRRNANWAAIMRGMAFENPEEVVKSFKTSVTPSPASTPPAEEPPERVRLLDEQHHEQHSRLQQQLHNISVFRPSSHLFVAGDLNYRISTTSPPPSAAFPSLDPDSENYYPDFFRLDQLTRERIAGRTLHGLSEHEVRFPPTYKYDVLPPKPGTQEPELDVPWRFAVHRYPSWTDRILFLDVPSWLQGKTSEAPKLNVRAYDCLPVLRMSDHRPVFLRVDVPLISPSDLAPPSGLDPDTSRDPRARLPIEIDPEAWERRAAARRKEVMAGWSMFLWSTKQGAYILAAVLAFGASAYWLYHLL; from the exons ATGGGCACATCGACTTCGGCTTCTACATCCTCGTTATCTGTTGTACCAGCCGTCTCCTCCAACTCTTCCAACTCCTCCCCCACGATGACGCCTCCTTCCTCGCTCGACCTGCTTTACCTGACTTTCAACTGCGCAAAGAACCTCCTCGACGTCCCCGTCTTTGCAACCCACATGCAGACCGCTCTACGCCAAAATGCTACGACCCTGCCCGACATAGTTGTCCT TTCTCTCCAGGAAGTGGCACCTCTGGCTTATTGCTTTATCGGCGGCTATTTCCTGAACCCATACCTGGTGCGATACGAAGAGGCTGTCAATACGGCTGCGAGACGACATATTCATGACGGCAGCCCGAGTTCTAATGGCGCGGTTACGCCCACCAAGCCTTACACCCTCCTCCGAGCGAACAACGTCGGCTACACCGCCATCCTCCTATTTGCTCGCGATCCCTCACGGCTTAAGAACATCCAAGAGGCGGAGGTCGGGTTTGGAGCCGCCGAAATGGGAAACAAGGGCGCTGTTGGCTTGCGCATGCTATACGAAGCCGACGGTGGCTCATCTACAGAGCTGACGTTTGTCGCCACGCATCTCGCGGCCATGGAGTGGAACCTGCCCCGGCGCAATGCCAATTGGGCTGCCATCATGAGGGGCATGGCCTTTGAGAACCCCGAGGAGGTTGTGAAGAGCTTCAAAACTTCGGTCACCCCATCTCCAGCTTCGACTCCGCCTGCTGAGGAGCCACCTGAGCGTGTacgcctcctcgacgagcaGCACCACGAGCAGCACTCGcggctccagcagcagctgcaCAACATCTCGGTATTCAGGCCTTCATCACATCTTTTTGTCGCAGGCGACCTCAACTATCGCATCTCTACCACTTCTCCACCCCCTTCTGCCGCATTCCCGAGCCTCGACCCGGATTCGGAGAACTACTATCCAGACTTCTTCCGTCTCGATCAGCTCACACGCGAGCGTATCGCTGGTCGTACGCTTCATGGCCTGTCGGAGCACGAAGTGCGCTTCCCACCCACGTACAAGTACGACGTGCTACCGCCAAAGCCTGGAACCCAGGAACCGGAGCTTGATGTGCCTTGGCGTTTTGCGGTGCACCGCTACCCCAGCTGGACTGACCGAATCCTATTCCTCGATGTGCCTTCTTGGCTCCAAGGCAAGACTAGCGAGGCGCCCAAGCTCAATGTCCGTGCCTACGACTGCCTTCCGGTCTTGCGCATGAGCGATCACCGCCCCGTCTTCCTACGGGTTGACGTGCCCCTCATCTCACCAAGCGATCTCGCCCCGCCATCGGGCCTAGACCCTGACACGAGCAGAGACCCTCGTGCCCGGCTCCCCATCGAGATAGACCCGGAGGCCTGGGAGCGCC